In Choloepus didactylus isolate mChoDid1 chromosome X, mChoDid1.pri, whole genome shotgun sequence, a genomic segment contains:
- the TREX2 gene encoding three prime repair exonuclease 2, whose amino-acid sequence MSEASQAETFVFLDLEATGLPDVDPEIAEISLFAIHRSSLKHPERDEAGVPVLPRVLDKLTLCMSPTRPFTAKASEITGLSAEGLAQCRKAGFDGNVARTLRAFLGRQAGPLCLVAHNGFDYDFPLLRTELQRQGAHLPPDTVCLDTLPALRGLDRAHGHATRAQGRRSYSLGSLFRRYFQAEPRAAHSAEGDVHTLLLVFLHRAAELLAWADEQARRWAHIAPMYNPPAAPGLEA is encoded by the coding sequence ATGTCCGAGGCCTCCCAGGCCGAGACCTTTGTCTTCCTGGACCTGGAAGCCACTGGGCTCCCCGATGTGGACCCCGAAATTGCCGAGATCTCCCTCTTCGCCATCCACCGCTCCTCCCTGAAGCACCCGGAGCGTGACGAGGCCGGCGTCCCCGTGCTGCCCCGCGTCCTGGACAAGCTCACGCTCTGCATGAGCCCCACGCGCCCCTTCACGGCCAAGGCCAGCGAGATCACGGGCCTGAGCGCCGAGGGCCTGGCGCAATGCCGGAAGGCCGGCTTCGACGGCAATGTGGCACGGACCCTGCGGGCCTTCCTGGGCCGCCAGGCGGGGCCCCTGTGCCTCGTGGCGCACAACGGCTTCGACTACGACTTCCCGCTGCTGCGCACGGAGCTGCAGCGCCAGGGCGCACACCTGCCCCCGGACACCGTCTGCCTGGACACACTGCCCGCGCTGCGCGGCCTGGACCGTGCCCACGGCCACGCCACCCGAGCCCAGGGCCGCCGCAGCTACAGCCTGGGCAGCCTCTTCCGCCGCTACTTCCAGGCCGAGCCCCGCGCTGCCCACTCGGCCGAGGGCGACGTGCACACGCTGCTCCTAGTCTTCCTGCACCGCGCCGCCGAGCTGCTGGCCTGGGCCGACGAGCAGGCCCGCCGCTGGGCACACATCGCGCCCATGTACAACCCGCCCGCGGCCCCCGGCCTCGAGGCCTGA